In bacterium, one genomic interval encodes:
- the zapB gene encoding cell division protein ZapB, with product MSGDPLAILEERINRAVDKITELKNQKEKLEKDNQDLKDKIDHLTKRLKTIEDEKKQQNNLEDENQKLQQSQEDAKKRLTEIIDKLEKLKD from the coding sequence ATGAGCGGAGATCCCCTGGCGATATTGGAAGAACGAATAAACCGGGCGGTTGACAAGATCACCGAATTGAAGAACCAGAAGGAAAAATTGGAAAAGGACAACCAGGACCTCAAGGACAAGATAGACCACCTGACCAAGAGGCTGAAGACCATCGAGGATGAAAAAAAGCAGCAGAACAACCTGGAGGACGAGAACCAGAAACTGCAGCAATCCCAGGAGGATGCCAAGAAGCGCCTGACGGAGATCATAGACAAGCTGGAAAAACTCAAGGACTAG